A genomic region of Lachnoclostridium edouardi contains the following coding sequences:
- a CDS encoding Crp/Fnr family transcriptional regulator, with translation MTELSYLIQLPFWEQLTDREKEFVQANSNIRQYTKEQIIFNSGTECLGMSMVISGQMRAYILSEEGREITLYRLHQGELCVLTASCVVNQITFETLMSASADCMLLVMSTDAFDKLMKKNIYVRCFAYELLCERFSSVMWTMQMILFKGYDRRLASFLISEYKNTGLATIQMTHEQIAQYTNSAREVVARMLKRFASDNLVEFKRGRITLKNIEALEAMI, from the coding sequence ATGACAGAACTCAGTTATTTGATTCAGCTGCCTTTTTGGGAGCAGCTGACTGACAGGGAGAAGGAATTTGTTCAGGCAAACTCTAACATACGCCAATATACTAAAGAACAGATTATCTTTAACAGTGGGACAGAGTGTCTTGGGATGTCCATGGTCATAAGCGGCCAGATGCGCGCTTATATTCTTTCAGAGGAAGGCCGTGAAATCACTTTATACCGGCTTCATCAGGGGGAACTTTGTGTGTTGACAGCCTCCTGTGTAGTAAACCAAATTACATTTGAAACTCTGATGTCAGCCTCCGCAGACTGTATGTTATTAGTAATGAGCACAGATGCCTTTGACAAGCTTATGAAGAAGAATATATATGTGCGCTGTTTTGCATATGAGCTTCTTTGTGAACGCTTCTCATCTGTAATGTGGACAATGCAGATGATTTTATTTAAGGGCTACGACAGACGGCTGGCTTCATTTCTAATCAGCGAATATAAAAACACTGGATTGGCTACGATACAAATGACCCATGAACAAATTGCCCAGTATACAAATTCTGCCAGAGAGGTTGTGGCGCGGATGTTAAAGCGGTTTGCCTCAGACAATTTAGTAGAGTTCAAAAGAGGCAGGATTACGCTGAAAAACATTGAAGCCCTTGAAGCAATGATATAA
- the yfcE gene encoding phosphodiesterase produces MKYMFASDIHGSAFYCEKTVQAFKESGAERLILLGDLLYHGPRNDLPKDYAPKKVISMLNQMKDKIYAVRGNCEAEVDQMVLEFPVMADYGVLVLNGITFYATHGHIMNEEHMPPIQPGDVLIHGHTHVLRADKVGDHVILNPGSTSIPKEGNPPTYGILEDQTFKILTFSGEVVKEISLKQ; encoded by the coding sequence ATGAAATACATGTTTGCTTCAGATATACATGGTTCTGCTTTTTACTGCGAGAAAACAGTTCAGGCCTTTAAGGAGTCAGGTGCAGAGCGCCTGATTCTTTTAGGGGATCTGCTGTACCACGGGCCGAGAAATGATCTTCCAAAAGATTATGCGCCTAAAAAGGTAATCAGTATGCTGAATCAGATGAAAGACAAGATTTATGCAGTGAGAGGAAACTGCGAGGCAGAGGTAGACCAGATGGTGCTGGAGTTTCCTGTTATGGCAGACTATGGGGTGCTGGTTCTGAACGGAATCACATTTTACGCTACTCACGGCCATATTATGAACGAAGAGCATATGCCGCCTATACAGCCGGGAGACGTTTTAATTCACGGCCATACTCATGTGCTGAGGGCAGATAAAGTAGGGGATCATGTAATCCTCAATCCAGGGTCCACATCTATTCCCAAAGAGGGAAATCCTCCTACTTATGGAATTTTAGAGGATCAGACATTTAAAATATTAACTTTTTCCGGAGAAGTAGTAAAGGAAATAAGCTTAAAGCAATAA
- a CDS encoding DUF134 domain-containing protein, with translation MPRPQRCRRICGKPMVTGFSPDHVTGLEAVVLTLDEFEVIRLVDLEKQTHQQCAMQMEIGRSTVTEIYESARGKIADSLINGRRLVIDGGNYKLCDGEPKWCYKKHCEKQERKEKINIIEKGDMIMRIAVTYENGEIFQHFGHTEQFKFYDAEDGKITAEQICDTNGSGHGALAGFLTDHHVDVLICGGIGGGAQAALMERGIKLYGGVSGSADEAVKALLSDTLSFNPNVHCNHHNHEHGAGHTCGEHSCGGSHQEK, from the coding sequence ATGCCAAGGCCGCAGCGCTGCAGAAGAATCTGCGGCAAACCTATGGTTACAGGTTTTTCACCTGACCATGTAACAGGGCTGGAGGCGGTTGTGCTTACCCTGGACGAGTTTGAAGTGATCCGCCTGGTAGACTTAGAAAAACAGACGCATCAGCAATGTGCCATGCAGATGGAAATTGGAAGGTCTACAGTAACAGAAATCTACGAGAGCGCAAGAGGAAAAATTGCAGACAGCCTGATAAACGGCCGCCGTCTAGTCATAGACGGGGGGAATTACAAGCTTTGTGACGGAGAACCTAAGTGGTGCTATAAAAAGCATTGTGAAAAACAGGAGAGAAAAGAAAAAATAAATATAATTGAAAAAGGAGATATGATTATGAGAATTGCAGTGACTTATGAAAACGGAGAGATTTTTCAGCATTTTGGCCATACAGAGCAATTTAAATTTTACGACGCAGAGGACGGAAAAATTACTGCTGAACAAATATGTGACACTAACGGCAGCGGCCACGGCGCTTTAGCCGGCTTTTTAACTGATCACCACGTGGACGTGCTTATTTGCGGCGGCATTGGAGGGGGAGCCCAGGCAGCTCTTATGGAAAGGGGAATCAAACTGTACGGCGGAGTGTCAGGCAGCGCTGATGAAGCAGTAAAAGCCCTTTTATCTGACACATTATCTTTTAACCCAAATGTACATTGTAACCACCACAACCATGAGCACGGTGCAGGACATACATGCGGCGAGCACAGCTGCGGCGGATCTCATCAGGAAAAATAA
- a CDS encoding FAD-dependent oxidoreductase, producing the protein MKVIIVGGVAGGASAAARIRRLDENAQIIVFERTSFISYANCGLPYYVGGIIQNEEDLTLQTPEGFWDRFRVDVRVRHEVTEIHTEKKTVTVCRLETGKVYEESYDKLILSPGAKPTQPNMPGIDNDKIFTLRTVEDTLKIHKFIESEKPKSATVIGGGFIGIEMAENLAELGIKVTLAEYANHLLAPFDFDMACIVHSQLESHGIRLMLNTAVTGFEKNGDSIITKTAGEHNITSDMVLLAIGVIPETELAEKAGLELGIKGSIVVNDKMETSAPDVYAVGDAVEIKHFVTGKKGLISLAGPANKQGRIAADNICGGNSVFSGAQGSSVIKLFDMTAAATGINEFTAKAAGIDWEAVILSPASHAGYYPGGKVMTMKVVYDKASLRLLGAQIVGFDGVDKRIDVLATAIRAGMKATELTELDLAYAPPYSSAKDPVNMAGFMIENIVSGKVKQFHYDQVEELSRDGSVTLLDTRTPVEYGRGHVDGFVNIPVDDLRERLNEIPKDKPVYVMCQSGLRSYLACRILSQNGYECYNFSGGYGFYHIVKSGEKPSETTYPCGMNKS; encoded by the coding sequence ATGAAAGTAATCATTGTAGGAGGAGTTGCCGGAGGAGCTTCTGCCGCGGCAAGAATCAGGCGTTTAGATGAAAATGCACAAATCATTGTTTTTGAGCGCACCAGCTTTATTTCATATGCCAACTGTGGTTTGCCCTATTATGTAGGCGGCATAATTCAAAATGAGGAGGATTTAACCTTGCAAACGCCGGAAGGCTTTTGGGACAGATTTCGTGTAGATGTACGCGTCCGCCATGAGGTTACAGAGATCCATACAGAAAAGAAAACCGTAACTGTTTGCAGGCTGGAGACGGGAAAGGTCTATGAGGAAAGCTATGATAAGCTGATTCTTTCACCAGGCGCCAAGCCCACACAGCCCAATATGCCAGGTATTGATAATGATAAGATTTTTACTCTCCGCACAGTTGAGGATACATTAAAAATACACAAATTCATTGAAAGTGAAAAGCCAAAAAGCGCCACAGTAATCGGCGGCGGATTTATTGGAATTGAAATGGCAGAAAATCTTGCAGAGCTGGGAATCAAGGTAACATTGGCAGAATATGCCAACCATCTGTTAGCCCCCTTTGATTTTGACATGGCTTGTATTGTCCATTCACAGCTGGAAAGCCACGGAATCCGGTTGATGCTTAACACAGCTGTAACTGGATTTGAAAAAAACGGGGACAGTATTATAACAAAAACTGCAGGCGAACATAATATAACTTCTGATATGGTACTGCTTGCCATCGGCGTTATTCCTGAGACAGAGCTGGCTGAAAAAGCAGGACTGGAGTTGGGAATCAAAGGCAGCATTGTAGTAAATGACAAGATGGAAACATCTGCTCCTGATGTTTACGCTGTAGGCGACGCAGTTGAAATAAAGCATTTTGTAACAGGAAAGAAGGGATTGATTTCCCTTGCAGGTCCTGCCAACAAACAGGGACGTATTGCAGCTGATAATATTTGCGGAGGAAACAGCGTTTTTTCCGGTGCGCAGGGCTCTTCTGTAATTAAATTATTTGACATGACGGCAGCCGCTACAGGCATCAACGAATTTACGGCAAAGGCGGCGGGAATTGACTGGGAAGCCGTTATTTTATCCCCCGCCTCCCATGCAGGCTACTATCCGGGGGGCAAGGTAATGACTATGAAAGTGGTGTATGACAAGGCAAGTCTTCGTCTTTTAGGGGCGCAGATAGTAGGCTTTGACGGTGTAGATAAGCGAATTGACGTGCTGGCCACAGCTATTCGGGCCGGAATGAAGGCCACAGAGCTTACAGAACTGGATTTAGCCTACGCGCCGCCTTATTCCTCAGCCAAAGATCCGGTCAATATGGCTGGGTTTATGATTGAAAATATTGTTTCAGGAAAGGTAAAACAATTCCACTATGATCAGGTGGAAGAGCTTTCCCGGGACGGCAGCGTAACCTTATTAGATACAAGAACTCCTGTGGAATATGGCCGTGGGCATGTAGACGGCTTTGTAAATATTCCTGTAGATGATTTACGTGAAAGATTAAATGAAATTCCCAAAGATAAACCTGTTTATGTCATGTGTCAAAGTGGTCTCCGCAGCTATCTTGCCTGCCGGATTTTAAGCCAAAACGGCTATGAATGCTATAATTTCTCCGGAGGCTATGGTTTTTACCACATAGTGAAATCCGGGGAAAAGCCATCAGAAACAACATATCCATGCGGGATGAATAAATCATAA
- a CDS encoding IS1634 family transposase has translation MAYFLKKTTLKGRTYLAIYDSFYNQEKKGAAHKCYKSLGSVETLKKNGMEDPISFYQQEVALLNQQRKEEGVRKISDISPTLYLGYFPLKAILEKLKIQKYVNYFHLTYDFQFDLYELISTLVYARGVCPCSKNRTFHDVLPNLYHSSHYSYDQLLDGLAFLGENYEKFIEIFTVQTAAVYGLDTSNSYFDCTNFYFEIDREDDFRKKGPSKENKKEPIIGLGLLLDRNQIPVGMKMYPGNESEKPILRDVIDGLKNRNNIMGKTIHVADKGLNCAQNIAFSKQNGDGYLFSKSVKTLPSTEKTWVLLEQDYKDVKDKSGKLLYRYKSCIDTFPYSIEYNGKKQTIMLTEKRLVTYNPSLAAKKRYEINRLVEKAKALTLSQAKRNDFGEAGKYVDFTDKTGNKAKTRINQAAIDKDLELAGYNLLVTSETQMTDQDIYCTYHNLWRIEESFKIMKSDLDARPVFLQKENTIKGHFLICYLTVLLERIFQFKILDEKYSTSDIFRFIKDFRVTKGEHKYINTTRDCTFINDLADKFHLPLTNYFLSETQINTIFNYKL, from the coding sequence ATGGCATATTTTTTAAAAAAGACAACTTTAAAAGGCAGAACTTATCTTGCGATTTATGACAGTTTTTATAATCAGGAAAAAAAGGGGGCAGCTCACAAATGCTACAAATCCCTTGGCTCTGTAGAAACACTGAAAAAGAACGGCATGGAAGATCCAATCTCTTTTTACCAACAAGAAGTAGCTCTCTTAAACCAGCAACGAAAAGAAGAAGGTGTCCGCAAAATTTCTGACATTTCTCCAACTCTTTATCTTGGATACTTTCCACTGAAAGCAATCCTTGAGAAATTAAAAATCCAAAAGTATGTGAATTATTTTCATCTTACATATGATTTTCAGTTCGATCTTTATGAATTGATTTCTACATTAGTCTACGCAAGAGGTGTATGCCCATGCAGTAAAAACAGGACATTCCACGATGTGCTTCCCAATCTGTACCATTCGTCGCATTATTCCTATGATCAGCTTCTTGATGGTCTTGCCTTTTTGGGAGAAAACTATGAAAAGTTTATCGAGATCTTTACTGTACAAACTGCGGCTGTTTATGGACTGGATACTTCAAACTCTTACTTTGATTGTACGAATTTCTATTTTGAAATAGACAGGGAGGATGATTTCAGAAAAAAAGGACCGAGCAAAGAAAACAAAAAGGAACCCATCATCGGTCTTGGGCTCCTTTTGGATCGGAACCAGATTCCGGTCGGTATGAAGATGTATCCGGGAAATGAGTCAGAAAAACCCATTCTACGTGATGTGATTGATGGACTTAAAAATAGGAACAATATCATGGGAAAAACCATCCATGTCGCAGACAAAGGACTTAATTGTGCACAAAACATTGCGTTTTCAAAACAGAATGGAGATGGTTATCTGTTTTCAAAATCTGTAAAAACCTTGCCTTCGACAGAAAAAACCTGGGTATTATTAGAACAGGATTACAAAGATGTCAAAGATAAAAGCGGAAAACTTTTATACCGCTATAAAAGCTGTATTGATACTTTTCCTTATTCCATAGAGTATAACGGAAAAAAACAGACCATTATGCTTACAGAGAAACGCCTGGTTACCTACAATCCTTCCCTTGCTGCAAAAAAAAGATATGAAATAAACCGCCTTGTAGAAAAAGCAAAAGCACTTACCCTGTCACAAGCCAAAAGGAATGACTTTGGAGAAGCAGGAAAATATGTGGATTTCACAGATAAAACAGGAAATAAAGCAAAAACAAGGATTAATCAGGCTGCCATCGATAAGGACCTCGAACTTGCCGGATACAATCTTCTGGTCACATCCGAAACCCAGATGACAGATCAGGATATTTACTGTACTTACCATAATCTGTGGAGAATTGAAGAATCCTTTAAGATTATGAAATCAGACCTGGATGCACGGCCGGTATTTCTTCAAAAAGAAAATACGATTAAAGGCCACTTTTTGATTTGCTATTTAACAGTTCTCTTAGAGAGGATTTTTCAATTTAAGATACTGGATGAAAAATATTCAACTTCAGATATATTTAGATTCATTAAAGATTTCAGGGTAACAAAAGGCGAACATAAATATATAAACACCACAAGGGATTGTACTTTTATAAATGACCTAGCTGATAAATTTCATCTTCCTTTAACGAATTACTTTCTATCTGAAACTCAAATAAACACCATTTTTAATTATAAACTATAA
- a CDS encoding C40 family peptidase has translation MNLKIRKIIKLAAVCGVLFTANATSVYAGPELISESQMLSSFQATILAESVNVKTELKGSEVLTEALQGATFQVSGKTEDGWISVEIGGETGYLPMDSNISVTGPEGADLPVLEKTAAQLSEEKRQNLVNFAVQFIGGPYRYGGNDPRTGVDCSGFTRYVVQNGAGVPMQRSASSQATQGRAISADQMRPGDLIFYSSGSRINHVALYIGNGQVVHASTPETGIKTSPWNYRTPVKIVNVMGD, from the coding sequence ATGAATTTAAAAATTAGGAAGATAATAAAATTAGCGGCTGTCTGCGGCGTATTGTTTACAGCTAATGCAACAAGCGTTTACGCAGGACCAGAGCTGATCAGCGAATCCCAGATGTTAAGCAGCTTTCAGGCTACTATTTTAGCAGAAAGCGTAAATGTAAAAACAGAGCTGAAGGGCAGCGAGGTTTTAACAGAAGCTCTTCAGGGAGCTACGTTCCAGGTTTCTGGAAAGACAGAAGACGGATGGATATCTGTAGAGATCGGCGGGGAGACTGGATATCTTCCTATGGACAGTAATATTTCTGTAACAGGACCTGAGGGAGCCGACCTGCCGGTTTTGGAAAAGACAGCGGCTCAGCTGTCTGAGGAAAAAAGGCAGAACCTGGTAAATTTTGCAGTGCAGTTTATCGGCGGTCCATACCGCTACGGCGGCAATGATCCGCGCACAGGCGTAGATTGCTCCGGATTTACCCGTTACGTGGTTCAAAATGGGGCGGGGGTGCCTATGCAGAGAAGCGCCAGCTCACAGGCAACTCAGGGAAGAGCAATCAGCGCAGACCAGATGCGGCCGGGGGATTTAATCTTTTACTCCAGCGGAAGCAGAATCAACCATGTAGCTTTGTACATTGGCAACGGACAAGTTGTTCACGCCTCCACACCTGAGACAGGCATTAAAACATCTCCCTGGAATTACAGAACTCCTGTAAAAATTGTAAATGTAATGGGCGATTAA
- a CDS encoding rhodanese-like domain-containing protein: MMAYPTITMAYLDMWLERGENMQVIDLRNRESYMQGHFYGAINIPFEELEERIKELPINKILIFYCSRGSKSMLACNRLSRSGYQVVNVANGFHLYRGKYTATGL, encoded by the coding sequence ATGATGGCGTATCCCACAATCACAATGGCATATCTGGACATGTGGCTGGAGAGAGGCGAGAATATGCAGGTAATTGATTTGCGGAACAGGGAATCTTATATGCAGGGCCACTTTTATGGGGCCATTAATATTCCGTTTGAAGAATTGGAAGAGAGAATCAAGGAGCTTCCTATAAATAAAATTTTAATATTTTACTGCAGCAGAGGCAGCAAAAGTATGCTGGCCTGCAACCGTCTTTCCAGAAGTGGATATCAGGTAGTAAACGTTGCCAATGGTTTTCACTTATACAGAGGAAAATACACAGCCACAGGGCTGTGA